A window of the Pseudomonas gozinkensis genome harbors these coding sequences:
- the rbsK gene encoding ribokinase: MSANVVVIGSLNMDLVTRAPRLPRGGETLIGHSFATVSGGKGANQAVAAARLGAKVSMVGCVGNDDYGVQLRDALLAEQIDCQAVSVVEDSSGVALIVVDDNSQNAIVIVAGANGSMTPAVVDRFDAVLQAADVIICQLEIPDATVGHALKRGHELGKTVILNPAPASRPLPADWFAAIDYLIPNESEAAALSGLPVDSLATAEKAAEHLISMGAGKVIITLGAQGSLFANGTGYQHFPAPKVKAVDTTAAGDTFVGGFAAALAAGKAVDEAIRFGQIAAALSVTRAGAQPSIPTTSDVQAFKPA, from the coding sequence ATGTCCGCAAATGTAGTGGTAATAGGCAGCCTGAACATGGACCTGGTCACCCGGGCGCCGCGTTTGCCCCGGGGTGGTGAGACGCTGATCGGCCATTCCTTCGCGACCGTGTCCGGTGGCAAGGGCGCCAATCAGGCGGTGGCTGCTGCGCGGCTGGGTGCGAAGGTGTCGATGGTCGGCTGTGTCGGCAACGATGACTATGGCGTGCAATTGCGCGACGCGTTGCTGGCCGAGCAGATCGATTGTCAGGCGGTCAGCGTGGTGGAAGATTCCAGTGGCGTGGCGCTGATCGTGGTCGATGACAACAGTCAGAACGCGATTGTCATCGTGGCCGGTGCCAATGGTTCGATGACTCCGGCGGTTGTCGACCGGTTCGACGCTGTTCTGCAGGCTGCCGATGTGATCATCTGCCAGCTGGAAATACCCGATGCCACCGTAGGCCATGCCCTGAAGCGCGGGCATGAACTGGGCAAGACGGTCATCCTCAACCCGGCGCCGGCCAGTCGCCCGCTGCCGGCGGATTGGTTTGCGGCCATCGATTACCTGATTCCCAACGAGAGCGAGGCCGCCGCCCTCAGCGGTTTGCCGGTGGACTCGCTGGCGACCGCTGAAAAAGCCGCTGAGCACCTTATTTCAATGGGCGCTGGCAAAGTCATCATTACGCTGGGCGCTCAAGGGTCCTTGTTCGCCAATGGCACGGGTTACCAGCATTTTCCTGCACCGAAAGTGAAGGCTGTCGATACCACTGCCGCCGGGGACACCTTTGTCGGCGGGTTTGCGGCTGCACTGGCGGCCGGCAAAGCCGTGGACGAGGCCATTCGTTTTGGACAGATCGCTGCGGCCCTGTCGGTTACCCGGGCAGGTGCCCAGCCCTCCATTCCCACCACCTCCGACGTACAGGCATTCAAACCCGCATGA
- the rbsD gene encoding D-ribose pyranase — MKKTPLLNVALSRLIASLGHGDMVVIGDAGLPVPPGVELIDLALTHGVPDFVSTLKVVLSEMQVESHALAKEIFDKQPTALSTLDELNDEGSLGRRDLLSHEQFKVLSRQARAIVRTGECQPYCNIVLVSGVTF; from the coding sequence ATGAAAAAGACTCCTTTGCTCAATGTCGCCCTGTCGCGGCTGATTGCTTCCCTCGGCCACGGCGACATGGTCGTGATCGGCGACGCCGGCCTGCCGGTACCGCCGGGTGTCGAGTTGATCGACCTGGCGCTGACGCACGGCGTACCGGATTTCGTCAGCACCCTGAAAGTCGTGCTCAGTGAGATGCAGGTGGAAAGCCACGCGCTGGCCAAGGAGATTTTCGACAAGCAACCGACTGCGCTGTCCACGCTGGACGAGCTGAATGACGAAGGCTCGCTGGGGAGGCGTGACCTGCTCAGTCACGAGCAATTCAAAGTGCTCAGCCGACAGGCACGAGCGATCGTTCGTACGGGCGAATGCCAGCCGTACTGCAACATCGTGCTGGTGTCTGGAGTTACGTTCTAA
- a CDS encoding nucleoside hydrolase, whose amino-acid sequence MHRYAQKMHQLIRSLLLLSVITATGAQAAEKIDLIIDTDPGADDVVALLFALASPEELNIRALTTVAGNVRLDKTSRNARLAREWAGREEIPVYAGAPKPLMRTPIYAENIHGKEGLSGVAVHEPKKGLAEGNAVNYLIDTLKKAKPHSITIAMLGPQTNLALALIQEPEIVQGIKEVVVMGGAHFNGGNITPVAEFNLYADPQAAEVVLKSGVKLTYLPLDVTHKILTSDARLKQIAALNNNASKIVGDILNEYIKGDMEHYGIPGGPVHDATVVAYLLKPELFTGRSVNVVVDSREGPTFGQTIVDWYDGLKAPKNAFWVENGDAQGFFDLLTERLKRLK is encoded by the coding sequence ATGCACCGCTATGCTCAAAAAATGCATCAATTGATTCGGAGTCTGCTGCTTTTGTCCGTGATAACCGCGACCGGCGCCCAGGCGGCGGAAAAGATCGACCTGATCATCGACACCGATCCGGGCGCCGACGACGTGGTCGCCCTGTTGTTTGCCCTGGCCTCCCCGGAGGAGCTGAACATTCGTGCGTTGACCACCGTTGCCGGCAACGTGCGTCTGGACAAGACTTCGCGCAATGCCCGGTTGGCCCGTGAGTGGGCAGGGCGGGAGGAGATTCCGGTGTACGCCGGTGCGCCGAAACCGCTGATGCGTACGCCGATCTACGCTGAAAACATTCATGGCAAGGAAGGCTTGTCGGGTGTCGCCGTGCACGAGCCGAAGAAGGGGCTGGCCGAAGGCAACGCGGTCAACTACCTGATCGACACCCTGAAAAAAGCCAAGCCACACAGCATCACCATCGCGATGCTCGGCCCGCAGACCAACCTGGCGCTGGCGCTGATCCAGGAGCCGGAGATCGTTCAGGGGATCAAGGAAGTGGTGGTCATGGGGGGCGCCCACTTCAACGGCGGCAACATCACGCCAGTGGCCGAGTTCAACCTGTACGCCGACCCGCAGGCAGCAGAGGTGGTACTGAAAAGCGGTGTGAAACTGACTTACCTGCCGCTGGACGTGACTCACAAGATCCTGACCAGCGATGCGCGCCTGAAGCAGATCGCGGCGCTTAACAACAATGCAAGCAAGATTGTCGGCGACATCCTCAACGAGTACATCAAAGGGGATATGGAGCACTACGGCATTCCGGGTGGCCCGGTGCATGACGCCACTGTCGTGGCTTATCTGCTCAAGCCTGAGCTGTTCACCGGTCGGTCGGTGAATGTGGTGGTCGACAGCCGTGAGGGTCCGACGTTCGGCCAGACCATTGTCGACTGGTATGACGGCCTGAAGGCACCGAAGAACGCCTTCTGGGTGGAGAACGGCGATGCCCAGGGCTTCTTCGATCTGCTGACCGAGCGTCTGAAGCGCCTGAAGTAA
- a CDS encoding I78 family peptidase inhibitor, whose product MPWKFASLGALMAVALLGGCTTTSSESQKDPVATEAGHGRCEASAAEFALGKKASPELLEQARKKAGAQNARFLKPNDMITLEYRSDRLNLNTDQNLVVTRVNCG is encoded by the coding sequence ATGCCTTGGAAGTTCGCGTCACTGGGTGCACTGATGGCCGTTGCTTTGTTGGGTGGTTGCACCACGACCTCCAGCGAGTCGCAGAAGGATCCCGTGGCGACTGAGGCCGGACATGGTCGTTGTGAAGCGTCAGCTGCGGAGTTCGCTCTCGGAAAGAAAGCTTCGCCGGAGCTCTTGGAGCAGGCGCGCAAAAAAGCCGGTGCGCAGAACGCCCGGTTCCTCAAGCCAAATGACATGATTACTTTGGAGTACCGCTCCGATCGCCTCAACCTGAATACTGATCAGAACCTGGTGGTCACTCGCGTCAACTGCGGCTGA
- a CDS encoding cold-shock protein, which yields MSNRQTGTVKWFNDEKGFGFITPQGGGDDLFVHFKAIESDGFKSLKEGQTVSFVAEKGQKGMQAAQVRPE from the coding sequence ATGTCTAATCGCCAAACCGGCACCGTTAAATGGTTCAACGATGAAAAAGGCTTCGGCTTCATCACTCCTCAAGGTGGCGGTGACGACCTGTTCGTACACTTCAAAGCTATCGAATCCGACGGTTTCAAAAGCCTGAAAGAAGGCCAGACCGTTTCCTTCGTGGCTGAGAAAGGCCAAAAGGGTATGCAAGCTGCACAAGTTCGCCCAGAGTAA
- the thrS gene encoding threonine--tRNA ligase has product MPTITLPDGSQRSFDHPVSVAEVAASIGAGLAKATVAGKVNGKLVDACDIIDSDATLQIITPKDEEGLEIIRHSCAHLVGHAVKQLYPTAKMVIGPVIDEGFYYDIAFERPFTPDDMAAIEQRMQQLIDTEYDVIKKVTPRAEVIEVFKARGEDYKLRLVEDMPNEQAMGLYYHEEYVDMCRGPHVPNTRFLKSFKLTKLSGAYWRGDAKNEQLQRVYGTAWADKKQLAAYIQRIEEAEKRDHRKIGKRLGLFHTQEEAPGMVFWHPNGWTLYQVLEQYMRKVQRDNGYLEIKTPQVVDRSLWEKSGHWANYADNMFTTESESRDYAIKPMNCPCHVQVFNQGLKSYRELPMRLAEFGACHRNEPSGALHGIMRVRAFTQDDAHIFCTEEQMQAESAAFIKLTMDVYRDFGFTDVEMKLSTRPEKRVGSDELWDRAEAALAAALDSAGLPYDLQPGEGAFYGPKIEFSLKDCLGRVWQCGTLQLDFNLPVRLGAEYVSEDNSRKHPVMLHRAILGSFERFVGILIEHYEGAFPAWLAPTQAVIMNITDKQADFVAQVEKTLNESGFRAKSDLRNEKIGFKIREHTLLKVPYLLVIGDKEVEMQTVAVRTREGADLGSMPVAQFAEFLAQAVSRRGRPDSE; this is encoded by the coding sequence ATGCCAACTATTACTCTTCCCGACGGCAGTCAACGTTCATTCGATCACCCGGTTTCCGTAGCCGAGGTCGCCGCATCCATTGGTGCCGGTCTGGCCAAGGCCACCGTGGCCGGCAAGGTCAACGGCAAGCTCGTCGACGCCTGCGACATCATCGACAGCGACGCGACGCTGCAAATCATCACGCCAAAGGATGAAGAGGGGCTGGAGATCATTCGCCACTCTTGCGCACACCTGGTCGGTCATGCGGTCAAGCAGCTGTATCCGACTGCAAAAATGGTCATCGGGCCGGTTATCGACGAAGGCTTCTATTACGATATCGCCTTCGAGCGTCCTTTTACTCCGGACGACATGGCGGCCATCGAACAGCGTATGCAACAGCTGATCGATACAGAATATGACGTCATCAAGAAAGTCACTCCGCGTGCCGAAGTGATCGAAGTGTTCAAGGCCCGTGGCGAAGACTATAAGCTGCGTCTGGTCGAAGACATGCCGAACGAGCAGGCCATGGGCCTGTACTATCACGAAGAATATGTCGACATGTGCCGCGGTCCGCATGTGCCGAACACCCGCTTCCTGAAATCCTTCAAGCTGACCAAACTGTCGGGCGCTTACTGGCGCGGTGATGCCAAGAACGAGCAATTGCAGCGCGTTTACGGCACCGCCTGGGCTGACAAGAAGCAGCTGGCGGCTTACATCCAGCGTATCGAAGAGGCTGAAAAGCGCGATCACCGCAAGATCGGCAAGCGTCTGGGCCTGTTCCACACCCAGGAAGAAGCGCCGGGCATGGTGTTCTGGCACCCGAATGGCTGGACGCTGTACCAGGTACTCGAGCAGTACATGCGCAAAGTGCAGCGCGACAACGGCTATCTCGAGATCAAGACGCCGCAAGTCGTTGACCGCAGCCTGTGGGAGAAATCCGGGCACTGGGCAAACTACGCCGACAACATGTTCACTACCGAGTCGGAAAGCCGCGACTACGCCATCAAGCCGATGAACTGCCCATGCCACGTGCAGGTGTTCAACCAGGGCCTGAAGAGCTATCGCGAACTGCCGATGCGTCTGGCCGAGTTCGGTGCCTGTCACCGTAACGAGCCGTCGGGTGCGCTGCACGGCATCATGCGTGTGCGCGCTTTCACTCAGGACGATGCTCACATCTTCTGCACCGAAGAGCAGATGCAGGCTGAATCCGCTGCGTTCATCAAGCTGACCATGGATGTTTATCGCGACTTCGGATTTACCGACGTCGAGATGAAACTGTCCACTCGTCCGGAAAAGCGCGTCGGTTCCGACGAGTTGTGGGATCGCGCCGAAGCGGCCCTGGCTGCAGCCCTTGATAGCGCTGGTCTGCCATACGATCTGCAACCGGGTGAGGGTGCCTTCTACGGTCCGAAAATCGAATTCTCGCTGAAAGATTGCCTCGGCCGCGTGTGGCAGTGTGGTACCTTGCAGCTCGATTTCAACCTGCCTGTGCGTCTGGGGGCCGAATACGTCTCCGAAGACAACAGCCGCAAGCATCCGGTGATGTTGCACCGTGCGATCCTCGGTTCGTTCGAGCGTTTCGTCGGGATTCTGATCGAGCACTACGAAGGTGCATTCCCTGCGTGGCTGGCGCCAACCCAGGCAGTGATCATGAATATCACTGATAAACAGGCAGATTTCGTCGCTCAGGTCGAAAAAACTCTCAACGAAAGCGGGTTTCGTGCCAAGTCCGACTTGAGAAATGAAAAGATCGGCTTTAAAATCCGCGAGCATACTTTGCTCAAGGTTCCATATCTCTTGGTTATTGGGGATAAGGAAGTCGAGATGCAGACTGTCGCTGTGCGTACTCGTGAAGGTGCTGACCTGGGCTCGATGCCCGTCGCCCAGTTCGCTGAGTTTCTCGCGCAAGCGGTTTCCCGGCGTGGTCGCCCAGATTCGGAGTAA
- the infC gene encoding translation initiation factor IF-3 yields the protein MIIKREMRQDKRAAPKAPINENISAREVRLIGADGEQIGIVSIDEALRIAEEAKLDLVEISADAVPPVCRVMDYGKSIFEKKKQIAAAKKNQKQIQVKEIKFRPGTEEGDYQVKLRNLVRFLSDGDRAKVSLRFRGREMAHQELGMELLKRVEQDLLEYGSVEQHPKMEGRQLIMVIAPKKKK from the coding sequence ATTATTATTAAGCGTGAAATGAGACAAGATAAACGAGCTGCACCGAAAGCCCCGATCAACGAGAATATCTCGGCACGCGAGGTTCGGTTAATTGGCGCTGATGGCGAGCAGATTGGCATCGTCTCGATTGATGAAGCGCTTCGTATTGCTGAAGAAGCAAAGCTTGATCTGGTAGAAATCTCTGCCGACGCGGTCCCACCGGTTTGCCGTGTGATGGACTACGGCAAATCGATCTTCGAAAAGAAGAAGCAGATTGCTGCGGCGAAGAAGAACCAGAAGCAGATTCAGGTAAAAGAAATCAAGTTTCGTCCAGGGACGGAGGAAGGGGATTACCAGGTAAAACTGCGCAACCTGGTACGTTTCCTGAGTGACGGGGACAGGGCCAAGGTATCCTTGCGATTCCGCGGCCGTGAGATGGCCCACCAGGAGCTGGGGATGGAACTCCTCAAGCGGGTTGAACAAGACCTGCTCGAGTACGGTTCGGTCGAACAGCATCCTAAGATGGAAGGACGCCAGCTGATCATGGTCATCGCCCCGAAAAAGAAGAAGTAA
- the rpmI gene encoding 50S ribosomal protein L35 gives MPKMKTKSGAAKRFLKTANGIKHKHAFKSHILTKMSTKRKRQLRGSSLLHPSDVAKVERMLRLR, from the coding sequence ATGCCAAAGATGAAAACCAAAAGTGGTGCTGCTAAGCGGTTTCTGAAAACTGCTAACGGTATCAAGCACAAGCACGCTTTCAAGAGCCACATCCTGACCAAAATGTCGACCAAGCGTAAGCGTCAACTGCGCGGTAGCAGCTTGCTGCATCCGTCTGACGTGGCAAAAGTCGAGCGCATGCTGCGCCTTCGTTAA
- the rplT gene encoding 50S ribosomal protein L20, with amino-acid sequence MARVKRGVIARKRHKKILKLAKGYYGARSRVFRVAKQAVIKAGQYAYRDRRQKKRQFRALWIARINAGARVNGLSYSRFIAGLKKASIEIDRKVLADLAVNEKAAFAAIVEKAKATLA; translated from the coding sequence ATGGCTCGTGTAAAGCGTGGCGTCATTGCCCGTAAACGTCACAAAAAAATTCTGAAACTTGCTAAAGGCTACTACGGCGCACGCTCCCGCGTATTCCGTGTTGCCAAGCAAGCGGTAATCAAGGCAGGCCAATACGCCTACCGTGACCGTCGTCAGAAAAAACGTCAGTTCCGCGCTCTGTGGATCGCTCGTATCAATGCTGGTGCTCGTGTTAACGGTCTGTCCTACAGCCGTTTCATCGCTGGCCTGAAAAAAGCGTCCATCGAGATCGACCGTAAGGTTCTGGCTGATCTGGCAGTGAACGAAAAAGCGGCGTTTGCTGCGATTGTCGAGAAAGCTAAAGCCACCTTGGCTTAA
- the pheS gene encoding phenylalanine--tRNA ligase subunit alpha, protein MENLDALVSQALEAVQSAEDINALEQIRVQYLGKKGELTQVMKTLGNLPAEERPQVGALINVAKERVTGVLNARMALFEEAELAAKLSAESIDVTLPGRGQTSGGLHPVTRTLERIEQFFTHIGYGIAEGPEVEDDYHNFEALNIPGHHPARSMHDTFYFNANMLLRTHTSPVQVRTMESKKPPIRIVCPGRVYRSDSDITHSPMFHQVEGLLVDRDINFADLKGTIEEFLRVFFEKELAVRFRPSYFPFTEPSAEVDMECVMCSGKGCRVCKQTGWLEVMGCGMVHPNVLRMSGIDPEEFSGFAFGMGVERLAMLRYGVNDLRLFFDNDLRFLAQFR, encoded by the coding sequence ATGGAAAACCTGGATGCGCTGGTCTCTCAAGCACTAGAGGCTGTGCAAAGCGCTGAAGATATCAATGCCCTGGAGCAAATCCGGGTTCAATACCTTGGCAAAAAGGGTGAATTGACTCAGGTGATGAAGACCCTGGGGAATTTGCCGGCAGAGGAGCGTCCGCAAGTCGGCGCCCTGATCAACGTTGCCAAGGAACGTGTCACAGGCGTTCTCAATGCGCGCATGGCTCTGTTTGAGGAAGCCGAACTGGCTGCCAAACTGTCTGCCGAATCCATTGACGTGACCCTGCCGGGCCGTGGTCAGACCTCTGGTGGTCTGCATCCGGTAACCCGGACTCTGGAACGAATCGAACAGTTCTTCACCCATATCGGCTACGGCATTGCCGAAGGCCCTGAGGTCGAAGACGACTATCACAACTTCGAGGCGCTCAACATCCCAGGCCACCACCCGGCCCGGTCGATGCATGACACCTTCTATTTCAATGCCAACATGTTGCTGCGTACCCATACCTCGCCGGTACAGGTCCGCACCATGGAATCGAAAAAGCCGCCGATCCGCATCGTCTGCCCAGGTCGTGTGTACCGTAGCGACTCCGATATCACCCACTCGCCGATGTTCCACCAGGTTGAAGGCCTGCTGGTTGATCGCGATATCAACTTCGCCGACCTCAAAGGCACGATCGAAGAATTCCTGCGGGTGTTCTTCGAAAAAGAACTGGCCGTGCGTTTCCGTCCTTCGTACTTCCCGTTCACCGAGCCTTCCGCCGAAGTCGACATGGAATGCGTGATGTGCAGCGGTAAAGGCTGCCGCGTCTGCAAACAGACTGGCTGGCTGGAAGTGATGGGCTGCGGCATGGTTCACCCGAACGTGCTGCGCATGTCCGGGATCGATCCGGAAGAGTTCTCGGGCTTTGCCTTCGGCATGGGCGTTGAGCGTCTGGCCATGCTGCGTTACGGCGTGAACGACTTGCGTCTGTTCTTCGACAACGACTTGCGGTTCCTCGCGCAATTTCGCTAG